In Jaculus jaculus isolate mJacJac1 chromosome 4, mJacJac1.mat.Y.cur, whole genome shotgun sequence, a single genomic region encodes these proteins:
- the LOC123460055 gene encoding uncharacterized protein LOC123460055, with amino-acid sequence MLVRTAKTSCRERDRGTERKQMPARPMPPRRPGGVAGSRPVLSVGSPDWLDQKRSQGLVWWPFLLARLRVEARSRRSRCAVRSVPRWTQDLALFCGAISTARRHSQIGRPPSAHLPRPLDVLSCPIFYKPSLFQLALKCTLSPPVLAQHPGKAVHAYKTSAGGGGEKQLLGLLGQPVYPKPNQTKGVPDSVTDPASGKQGRR; translated from the exons ATGCTGGTTAGG ACCGCGAAGACGAGCTGTCGAGAGCGAGACCGCGGTACCGAGAGAAAGCAGATGCCCGCGCGGCCCATGCCCCCTCGAAGGCCGGGCGGGGTCGCCGGCAGCCGGCCGGTCCTTTCAGTTGGCAGTCCCGACTGGCTTGACCAGAAGAGGAGtcagggcctggtgtggtggcctttCCTGCTTGCGCGGCTGCGCGTGGAGGCCCGAAGTCGACGTAGCAGGTGTGCTGTCAGGAGCGTACCTCGATGGACACAAGATCTCGCCCTATTCTGCGGGGCCATCAGTACTGCTAGACGACATAGCCAGATTGGGCGTCCTCCATCTGCCCACCTTCCCAGGCCCCTCGATGTTTTATCTTGTCCGATCTTCTATAAGCCCTCCCTTTTCCAGTTAGCTTTAAAATGTACCCTTTCCCCTCCCGTGCTTgctcagcacccaggtaaagcagtgcatgcctataaaaccagcgctgggggagggggagagaaacaaTTGCTGGGACtccttggtcagccagtctatccaaaaccaaaccaaaccaagggGGTCCCAGATTCGGtcacagaccctgcctcaggcaAGCAAGGCAGAAGATAG
- the LOC101600700 gene encoding PEST proteolytic signal-containing nuclear protein isoform X1, whose protein sequence is MADGKAGEESPGKPQRAGAAGVNSWEPLLLPHNLSSCYTLTVEETVGSVGDNCRGIFLIKMLFEVAAPINLLSKNSSSCNGGESSRRSAEKRSAEEAADIPTKPAKASKFGFAMGSQTAKRASAISIRLGSSKPKETVPTLAPKTLSVAAAFNEDEDSEPEEMPPEAKMRMKNIGRDTPTSAGPNSFNKGKHGFSDNQKLWERNIKSHLGNVHDQDN, encoded by the exons ATGGCGGACGGGAAGGCGGGAGAGGAGAGCCCCGGAAAGCCGCAGCGAGCCGGCGCCGCCGGAG TTAATTCATGGGAGCCTCTTCTACTGCCACACAATCTCAGTTCCTGCTATACTCTAACAGTGGAAGAGACTGTTGGGTCAGTAGGTGACAACTGCAGAGGTATCTTCCTTATAAAGATGCTTTTTGAGGTTGCTGCTCCCATCAATCTGCTCAGTAAAAATAGCTCATCTTG TAATGGAGGGGAAAGCTCCCGTCGCAGCGCTGAGAAGCGGTCAGCTGAAGAAGCTGCGGACATCCCCACAAAGCCCGCAAAGGCCTCCAAGTTTGGATTTGCCATGGGTAGTCAGACGGCCAAGAGAGCCTCCGCCATCTCCATCAGACTCGGGTCAAGC aAGCCTAAGGAAACTGTTCCAACTCTTGCTCCAAAAACACTTTCAGTAGCAGCAGCTTTTAATGAAGATGAAGAT AGTGAACCAGAGGAAATGCCCCCAGAAGCAAAAATGAGGATGAAGAATATTGGAAG GGATACACCAACCTCAGCCGGACCAAACTCCTTCAATAAGGGGAAGCATGGGTTTTCTGACAACCAGAAGCTGTGGGAACGAAATATAAAGTCTCATCTCGGAAATGTCCACGACCAAGACAATTAA
- the LOC101600700 gene encoding PEST proteolytic signal-containing nuclear protein isoform X2, whose product MADGKAGEESPGKPQRAGAAGGPEEEAEKPVKTKTVSSSNGGESSRRSAEKRSAEEAADIPTKPAKASKFGFAMGSQTAKRASAISIRLGSSKPKETVPTLAPKTLSVAAAFNEDEDSEPEEMPPEAKMRMKNIGRDTPTSAGPNSFNKGKHGFSDNQKLWERNIKSHLGNVHDQDN is encoded by the exons ATGGCGGACGGGAAGGCGGGAGAGGAGAGCCCCGGAAAGCCGCAGCGAGCCGGCGCCGCCGGAG GACCTGAAGAAGAAGCAGAAAAACCTGTGAAAACTAAGACTGTTTCTTCCAGTAATGGAGGGGAAAGCTCCCGTCGCAGCGCTGAGAAGCGGTCAGCTGAAGAAGCTGCGGACATCCCCACAAAGCCCGCAAAGGCCTCCAAGTTTGGATTTGCCATGGGTAGTCAGACGGCCAAGAGAGCCTCCGCCATCTCCATCAGACTCGGGTCAAGC aAGCCTAAGGAAACTGTTCCAACTCTTGCTCCAAAAACACTTTCAGTAGCAGCAGCTTTTAATGAAGATGAAGAT AGTGAACCAGAGGAAATGCCCCCAGAAGCAAAAATGAGGATGAAGAATATTGGAAG GGATACACCAACCTCAGCCGGACCAAACTCCTTCAATAAGGGGAAGCATGGGTTTTCTGACAACCAGAAGCTGTGGGAACGAAATATAAAGTCTCATCTCGGAAATGTCCACGACCAAGACAATTAA